One bacterium genomic window carries:
- the hpt gene encoding hypoxanthine phosphoribosyltransferase: MLDDVAEVLIREDELRARVAGLGRRISEEYEGKTPLLVGILKGASIFLADLIRQVTVPCMLDFMATSSYGTGTESSGIVRILKDLDQTIEGRHVIIVDDIIDTGFTMDYLLETLKARYPASLRVCALLDKVTRRRRQVSIDYRGFEIPDKFVVGYGLDYGGIYRNLPFICVLKPEVYT, encoded by the coding sequence TTGCTGGACGATGTTGCCGAAGTGTTGATCCGCGAAGACGAGCTCCGCGCTCGGGTCGCGGGTCTCGGCCGAAGGATCAGCGAAGAGTACGAAGGTAAGACCCCTCTCCTCGTCGGCATTCTGAAAGGCGCCTCGATCTTTCTCGCCGATCTCATCCGGCAGGTCACGGTTCCGTGCATGCTCGACTTCATGGCGACGAGTTCATACGGGACCGGGACGGAGAGCAGCGGGATCGTCCGGATTCTCAAGGACCTCGATCAGACCATCGAGGGGCGGCATGTGATCATCGTCGACGACATCATCGACACCGGCTTCACCATGGACTATCTGCTCGAGACGTTGAAGGCACGATATCCCGCGAGCCTCCGCGTGTGCGCTCTACTCGACAAGGTCACGCGTCGTCGGCGGCAGGTGTCCATCGACTATCGAGGGTTCGAGATCCCCGACAAGTTCGTCGTCGGGTACGGATTGGACTACGGGGGGATCTATCGCAATCTCCCATTCATCTGTGTGTTGAAGCCGGAAGTATATACGTGA
- a CDS encoding GuaB3 family IMP dehydrogenase-related protein, with protein MEFIGKGRPARRTYGFEEIALVPASGTIDPEDVDLSWDVAGRKFALPVIASAMDSVVDVRFAIALSKLGGMAVLNLEGIQTRYERPQDVLDRLAEAAPDRIVAVMQEVYREPIKDDLVGRRVEEIRKGGGVPVVSTTPVSASRLGPLAAAAGAELLLVQSTVITEHHRSERGRSVSLRELTAKTQIPVMAGNCVSYEAALQLFEAGVAAVFVGVGPGAACTSRKVLGVGVPQATAIMDVAAARAEYARRTGRHVPIVADGGISVGGEIAKSIACGADAVMLGSLFARAEEAPGRGFHWGMATPHAALPRGTRIAVRTTGTLGDILHGPARVDDGSQNLMEALRTAMGMCGARTIREMHETEVIIAPSLVTEGKTMQIAQHVGQGR; from the coding sequence GTGGAATTCATCGGCAAGGGGCGGCCGGCCCGCCGGACCTACGGATTCGAAGAAATCGCGCTCGTACCGGCGTCGGGGACGATCGATCCCGAGGATGTGGATCTCTCGTGGGACGTGGCCGGCCGCAAATTCGCGCTGCCGGTGATCGCGTCCGCGATGGACAGCGTCGTGGACGTCCGGTTCGCGATCGCGTTATCCAAGCTGGGCGGGATGGCGGTGCTCAACCTTGAGGGCATCCAGACGCGGTACGAGCGTCCGCAGGACGTCTTGGACAGGCTCGCGGAGGCGGCCCCGGATCGGATCGTCGCGGTCATGCAGGAAGTCTACCGGGAACCCATCAAGGACGATCTGGTCGGACGGCGGGTTGAAGAGATCCGCAAGGGCGGGGGGGTGCCGGTCGTCTCGACGACGCCAGTGTCGGCCTCGCGCCTCGGACCGCTCGCGGCGGCGGCCGGCGCCGAGTTGCTGCTCGTGCAGTCGACCGTGATCACCGAGCACCATCGCAGCGAGCGCGGGCGCTCCGTATCGCTGCGCGAGCTCACCGCAAAAACCCAGATCCCCGTTATGGCGGGCAACTGCGTGTCGTACGAGGCGGCGCTCCAGCTCTTCGAGGCCGGCGTTGCCGCGGTGTTCGTCGGGGTCGGCCCCGGCGCGGCGTGTACCAGCCGCAAGGTGCTCGGCGTGGGCGTCCCCCAGGCGACGGCGATCATGGATGTCGCGGCGGCCCGGGCGGAGTACGCGCGCCGAACCGGGCGGCACGTGCCGATCGTCGCGGACGGCGGCATCAGTGTCGGGGGCGAGATCGCGAAGTCAATCGCATGCGGCGCCGACGCGGTGATGCTTGGATCGCTGTTCGCCCGCGCCGAGGAGGCCCCGGGCCGGGGGTTCCACTGGGGCATGGCCACCCCGCACGCGGCCCTGCCGCGCGGGACGCGGATCGCCGTGCGCACGACCGGGACGCTGGGCGATATTCTGCACGGCCCGGCACGGGTGGACGACGGATCGCAGAACCTCATGGAGGCGCTGCGGACGGCGATGGGAATGTGCGGCGCGCGCACCATCCGCGAGATGCACGAGACCGAGGTGATCATCGCCCCCTCCCTCGTGACCGAGGGCAAGACGATGCAGATCGCGCAGCACGTGGGACAGGGGCGCTGA